GGGCGGCACCGCCAAGGCGCTCACTGCCGCCGGCGTGCCCGTCACTGACGTAGCCGAGCTCGTAGGCGGAGAGGCGATTCTCGGCCACCGGGTGGTCACGCTCTCGCGCGAAATCCACGCCGGCCTACTCGCCCGCGACACGCCCGAAGACCGCGCCGAGCTCGAACGCCTCAGGGTGCCGTACATCGACCTCGTATGTGTCGATCTCTACCCGCTCTCGGGCGAAATCGCCAAACCCGGCTCCACGCCCGAATCCGTCATCGAGCAAACCGACATCGGCGGCCCCACCATGCTGCGCTCCGCCGCCAAGGGCCGCCGCATCGTCATCGCCCGACCCCAGCAGCGCACCGAAGTACTCAAATGGCTCCAGGCCGGCGAACCCGACGCCGCCACCTTCCGCACCCGCCTCGCCGCCGCGGCCGAAGCCGTAGTCGCCGACTATGCGCTCACTTCGGCCCGCTACACCTCCCGTGGCCTCCACGACGGCCTCGTGGGCACCCAAGTCCTAGCCGCCAAATACGGCGAAAACGCCTGGCAAACCCCGGCCGGCCTCCATACCACGGATTCAAACGATCCGCTCGCCCTCGACCGCTTCGAGCTCGTCGCCGGCGCCGCCCCCAGCTACAACAACCTGGCCGAGCTCGACCGTCATCTCCAAACCATCACCCACATCGCCGCCGGTTTCGAGCAAAACTTCGGCCGCGTCCCGGCTATCGCCCTCGGCACCAAGCACGGCAACCCCTGCGGCGCCGCCGCGGCCGAAACGCCCGCCGACGCCATCAAAGCCATGGTCACCGGCGACACCCGCGCCATCTTCGGCGGGCTCGTCAGCACCAACTTCGAAATCGACGAAGCCCTCGCCGAGCTCCTCCTCACTCACTGCCAACCTGCCGGCCGCCGCCTCCTCGACGCCGTCATCGCGCCATCATTCACGCCCGAAGCCATCGCGCACCTCAGTCGCAAAGGCGACAAATGCCGCTTCCTCGCCAACCCCGAGCTCGCCAAAATCGGCAAAAATTCCCTCAACTCAGCCCCGCACCTCCGCCCCGTCCGCGGCGGCTTCCTGCGCCAACCCGGTTACACATTCATCCTCGACCTCAAGGATCCCAACCTCACCACCACCGGCACCCTCTCAGGCGACCAAGCCAAAGACCTCATCCTGGCTTGGGCCGTCGGCAGCACCTCCAACTCCAACACCATCACCCTGGTCAAATCCGGCCAACTCATTGGCAACGGCGTCGGCCAGCAAGACCGTGTGAGCTGCTGCGAGCTCGCGGTCAAACGCGCCACCGACGGCCAGCACGACATCACCGGCGCCGTCGCTTACTCCGACAGCTTCTTCCCGTTCCCCGACGGCCCCCAGGTGCTCATCGACGCGGGCATCTCAGCTATCTGGTCCACCACCGGCTCCGTCCGCGACCACGAAACCACCGAACTCTGCGCGAAGCACCACGTTGCCCTCTACCAACTCCCCGACACCCAGGCCCGCGGCTTCTTCGGACACTAACATTACCAAAAATAAAAACCCCCTAAAGGGGCTCCCGGCGCCCGCCTCCGCTCGTGGCGGAAGGCGGGCGCCGCAGGGTGCGTTCAGAACGCGATGTACAGGAACGTCACAAACAGCGTGAGCCCGAGGATGACGAGCATCCCCGTCAGCACCAGCGCGCGCTTGAGAAACTGCGCGATGGCGCTGCGGTCGTGCACGAGCTTGTAGAGCACGAGAAGCCGGTCTTTCGGATCGACCTTCTTGCCGATCCACTCGGTAGGTTCGTCGTAGTTGGTCCACAGGGCCTTGGGCGGCGGCATCGCGCATCGGGTGAGGATCGCCACTGCCAGGGTTACCCCCGTGATCGCCGTGAGCGCCAGGTGCACCGCGAGCCTTGGCGGGTGCGGGGTGAAGACGAACATGATGCCGATCAGAGCATCCAGCCCCGACACGGCGGCGAAGCCCATCTTCGCAAAGTCCCGCATCTCATCGAGCGTCTTACTGCGATCCTTGATGAGCTCGGTGAACTCATTGGCGAGCTCTGCCTCGACGCGCGCTCGGCTGCGAGCCGGCGAAACGCGGCCGCGCCGAATCCTCTGCAGTAGGTTCCAGCGTCCTTGCGGAGCCGACTCCTTCTGCCGCTTCGCGATGAGTTTGTCGAGCCGCCGCTTGATCTCCGTGTCGCTGATGATCGGGCTTTTGCCCAGCAGGACCATGCGGAAAATCTGCGGCCATCGGTTTTGGTGCCACCATGGCTTGCGCTTCTTCTGCTGGACTGGCTGCACCGGCGTCGTTGCCACGAGCGTCTTTGCCATGCTCCGACCTCTATTCGTGTATGATGAACGTCCCTCGAGGCAATACTATAAACTAATTTTATAATTTGGCAATAGCCATGTCTGCTGAGAATTTATTTGCGCCCTCCTAAGCGATTTATCAGCTACCCGTGACATGCTAGGGTCGTTCAACGATTGAACAGAAGGGGAGTATATGAACATTCCATCCAAGAAAATCATCATTCCAATGGCTGCGGTCGCTATCTTTAGCGCCGGAGCTTACGGAGTAACCCAAGTCTCGGCCGCCAGCGACTCAGCCAATCCGCAGACCTCGCTCGTCCAGAAAATCGCCGACACGTTCCATCTCGATAAAACCAAAGTCCAGGCCGTGTTTGATCAAAACCGCCAGGACAACCAGGCCAATCACGAAACCAATTACGAGGCGCGCCTCACGCAGGCCGTCACCGACGGTAAGCTCACGAGTGCTCAAAAAGACCTCGTGCTGGCCGAGCACAAAAAGCTTCAGGGCGAAATGGACGCCGCTATGAGCGACGACACTTCAACCTCCAAGACTGACCGCCGCACCGCCATGCAAAAAATCCGCAGCGAAACCCGAGACTGGGCCAAAGCCAACCACATTGACGCCAAATGGCTCATCGGCCCTGGCCGTATACGCGGTGGTCACAGGGGTCCCGGCGGCGGCATGCCCGGCGGCGCCGACAGCCCTGCCGACACCCAAAGCTAGCGCTCCAGGCTCCGCCAGGCCTCCGGCAGATACGCGATCACATCCGAGGCCACCATTCCGGCCTCGGTTTTCGCTGTTCGCGCGCTGTCGCCGGCTAGCCCGTGCAGGTACACGCCGGCCTCGGCAGCCTGCGCCGCGTCCACGCCCTGCGCCAGCAACCCGGCAATGATGCCGGTCAATACGTCGCCCGTGCCCGCCGTCGCTAGCCCCGGGTTGCCCGTGGTATTTTCGCGCACCGTACCATCGGGCCGGGCGATGAGGCTATGGTGGCCTTTGAGCACCACGATGAGTCCGGAGCGCTGCGCAAAGTCCGCCACCGCTCGCTTAATTTCATTCCGAGCAGCGGGCAATGTGCTGTCGGTCAACTTTTCGTACTCACCCGTGTGCGGTGTCGCGATGATGCCGGGGCTCGCTCGCGCTAGTTCACCCAGCGCCGAAATATGGCCTCGGTAGGCCAAAAGGCCGCCGGCATCGAGCACCACCGGCACGCGCACCACCGGCACCAGCGCGCGGCACAGCGGCGCCGCCTCAGCGCGCAGGCCTGGGCCCACCACCACGGCCGTCACGCGCCGCGCGGCCGCAAACTCGGCCGCCGTCCGCGCCGTCTCAGCCGGGTCCGCCGGCAGCGTCAGCGTCATGATCTCGCGCACCCGGCGCTCCAGCCTGTCGGTTACATGAGCCGCCGCCGCAATCGTCACCAGCCCCGCGCCCGCCCGCAGCGCGGCCTCGCCGGCGAGCAGCGGCGCACCCACCATCCCCGGGGACCCGCCTACCACCAGTACATGGCCAAAATCGTATTTGTTGACCCCGGTGGGCCGGTGTAGGAGCCGTCGCACAAGTTCATCATTCATACTTCCATCATAAACCCATACCCAGCACGACCCCCAAAAAAAAGCAGCGGTGGCCCTCCCGGCGACATAGCACGGGGAGGGCCACCACATCGGTGACCAGGACTCAGGTATCGAGAAAAGCGTCGAACGCCTCCCGCCTGACGGACAGATCCGGAACCTGTGGATCCGGCTCCGTTTTCCAGGTAGTGCCCGACCAACTCCAGGCTAAGAGATTACCCGGTAAGGTGAGCTTCACCGCGCCACTTGGCATCTTCAGCAGAAGCCGCCGGTTGCCGGAGAAGACGACCATCCAGTCGTTGCCGGGACCATCCCGCTGGGCGAAGGAACTTGGCACGTCCGCCGGATTTGCCTTGCCGGAATGCACCGGCACTACCGCGTACACGCCTTTCTGGCCCTTCAGGCTGGCGAAGCAGTAGTCGGTCTGACCGCGGCAGCTCTGCGGCAGGTTGGTCGGCTTCAGCGCCTTCAGCTGCTGTCCGCAGACTTTGGCGGCGAAATTCGCCACCGTCTCCCCGCGTGGGGCGGTGGTGGTGGGTTGGCCACACTCGACGGGCGCACTGGACCCCTTGCCGCTACCGATCTGGGGAAGGTTCTGGAAAAGCAGCCACGCGACCAAGGCCACAACTGCTGCCGGCGCCCCCAACCCCACTATGAGGCCCCTGAGCGAGCTGCCGAGCCCGTTACCGATAGAGCCATCTGGATTGGTCATAGTTCTTCCAGCCTCTCTGGATAGACGCATAGGACAAAGCTTATTATCCAAATATATAAACCATTTGTCAATCATCGCCCGCCCGCCGGCCCGGCGCAGTCGCCATATCTGGCCCGCCCCTGTACAATGAAAATAATGAAACATTCCGAAGTCATAGCGGTTATCGGTGGTCAGTGGGGTGATGAGGGCAAGGGCAAGATCGTCGATTATCTTGCCACTACCGCCGACGTCGTCATTCGCTCTCAAGGCGGCGATAATGCCGGCCACACCGTTATCAACGACCATGGCAAATTTGGTCTCCACCTCGTACCGGCCGGCATTTTTAACCCCCGCACCCTCAACATCATCGGCGCCGGCGTAGCGCTCAATCCCAAAACGCTCATGAAAGAAATTGCCGAGCTCACGCAGCGCGGCGTGTCGTTCGACAATCTCGTCATTAGTCCCAAATCCCACTTGGCCTTCGAGTACCACCGGTTCATCGACTCGCACCAAGAAGCCGCCCGCGGCGCCAAGCGCATCGACACCACCAAGCGCGGCATCGGCCCCACCTACATGGACAAGGCCGAACGCATCGGCTTGCACGCTCGCATGCTGCTCTACCCCGACCGCCTGCTGGCCGAACTCGACGATATTTTGGCTTCCAAAAGGGCCAAACTCGGCGTCGACAACGAGGTGCTCCACGCCGACTACTACGCCGAATTTGTACACGAGGCCGCGGCCACGCTCAGGCCGTTTATTCGCGACACCGAGGTCCTCGTAGAGGAGCACCTGCACAAGGGCAGCCGTTTTGTGCTCGAAGGCGCCCATGGCACACTGCTCGACCTCGACCACGGCACCTACCCGATGGTCACCGCTTCCAACTCCACCGCCGGCGGGTTGCTCGTGGGCGCCGGCATGCCACCGCTCGCACTCACCAAGGTTATTGGCATCTTCAAGGCCTACCAAACCCGCGTGGGCGCCGGCGGCATGCCCACCGAGCTGCACGACGACCTCGCCACCACCATTCGCGAGCGCGGCCAAGAATTCGGCACCACCACCGGCCGCCCCCGCCGCATCGGCTACTTCGACGGCGTAGCCGCCCGCTACGCCCACCGCCTCAACGGCTTCACCGACATCGCGCTCACCAAAGTCGATACGTTGGCGGATCTCGGCGAGCTCAAAATCGCCACCGGCTACGAAGATGCCGCCGGCGCTGCCAGCCAGTTCCAGACCGAGGCCGATCTATTGGCCAATTGCCATGCCCGCTACCAAACCTTTCCCGGCTGGACCACCGCCGATCTCGCAGGGGTCACTTCCTATGATGCCCTCCCCGAAAGCCTCAAAGCCTACTGCGCGGCCATCACCGCCACAATGCCCGGTGCCCGGTTGAGCTTTGTGGGGGTTGGCCGGTCTCGCGAACAGCTCATTCGGCTCTAAAATATGTCATAATACCGGTTATGAAATCTACCTTCCAACATTGGTTCAGACGCAATCGGCTGTCGGTCATTCTACCCGCGGTCGGGCTCGTAATAGCTGCTGTGTTGATCGCCGTCACGTACCGTCCCCCCGAACCCCGGGTAATCACCGGCCGTCCGCCGGCTTCAACCCCCGCCGGCCAGCAGACCATAACCGTGGTCGGCCAGTCGCTCTGCCTGCCGCACACCAACACCACCGGTCCCCAGACCGACGAATGCGCCTACGGGCTCAAAGACGACACGGGCGTATACTACGCGCTGCACGACACCACTACTGGCAGTTCGCTCATCAGCAAAGCCGGTTTTGGCAAGCGCGTCCGCGTCACCGGCACCTACAAAGCTCAGACCAGCGCCACCTATCCCATTATCGGTATCATCACCCTGACCGCCGTCGAACCCGAGTGACTTACTCAGCGCAAGGTCCTGGCGGCCCTCCCGTGACAGGAGGGCCGCCCCACAAGCAGCCTCAGGTGATCTGGCGGAAGAACACGTCGAAGTCATTCCGCACAGTAGTGACCCCCTGAAGCTTCGGGGGTGAGCTCGGGACCCACGCCGTGCCGCTCCATCGCCAGACCCGGATCGTTCCCGGGGTAAGTGGCGCCCTTCCGGATGGTGCCCTCACGAGGTAACTTGTCGTCCCGAGGGCTACGATCCAGTCGACGGTACCGATGCGTTGCACAAAATACTGCGGCACGACCGTCAGATCGACTCTCGTAGCGTTCGCTGGTACTACCGCGAAGACCGCCTTGAATCCCGTCATGTCCGGGAAGCAGTAGGTCGTCGCGGGGGCAAGCGTGCCGTCCCCCAGGGTCACGCAGCTGTTTCGCAGCTTGCGCCCCGGATTCGTCCGCGGCGTTACCGCTAGCTTCGCCCGGGGCGTGCCGCAGTAGCGCGTAGCCACATCACCCACGAGAGCTGGTGCATGCACCGTGGCCTTGCCACAGGTGATAGCCGAGTTTTGGTCGCTGCCTCCTCGGTTCAGTGCCGCGTAAGTGCTGGCGAGCAGTAGCACAACGACCAGTACGACTCTGGAGCGCCTTCCACGGCTGGCCCTCCTTGCAGCCCTTGGCCGGGTCCAGTCGAAATCTGGGTCGTCTCCAAAGTGGAAGCGAACGCGACCACCATCGTCACCCATGCCATCTCCTTGCGCGTGCGCGGATTGGACATCCAACATCGTACTACAGCCATCCGCCTGCCTCTAGCCAGACAGTTCGCCACGGATTATGCTTATGGTATGAATATCAAAGACGACCTTTCGCGTCTCATCAGCGGCGAACTCGAAGACGCGCCCGCCACGCTCGAAACCTATTCCCACGACGCCAGCCTCTTTGAGGTCAAGCCGCAGCTCGTGGTCTACCCCAAAGACTCAGCCGACGTCAGAGCCCTCGTTAAATACGCCAAAGAGCACAAAACTAAACTCGCCAACCTCTCGCTCACCGCCCGCAGCGCCGGCACCGACATGTCCGGCGGCGCGGTCAACGACTCCATCATCGCCGACTTCAACCGCCACTTTACGGCTATCACCGAAATTACGCCCACCGAAGGCCACGCCCAGCCCGGCGTGTTTTACCGCGACTTCGAAAAAGCCACCTTCGAGCACGGCGCGCTCATGCCCAGCTATCCGGCCAGCCGCGATCTCTGCACCATCGGCGGCATGGTCAACAACAACTCCGGCGGCGAAAAATCCCTCGAATTCGGCAAAACCGAGAATTTCGTCAAGCAGCTCAAGGTCGTGCTGGCCGACGGCAACGAATACACCATCGGCCCGCTCACTCGGGCCCAGCTCGACGTCAAAATGCAGCTAAGCACCTTCGAAGGCGAGATCTATCGCAAAACCTTCGCGCTGGTCGACAAGCATTACGACGCCATCAAAGCCGCCAAGCCGCACGTCACCAAGAACTCCACCGGCTACAATCTCTGGGACGTCTGGGACCGCGACACCGGCATCTTCGACCTCACCAAACTCATCGTCGGCGCTCAGGGCACGCTCGGTTTCACCACCGATATCAAATTCCGGCTCGTGCCGCACCGCCCCCACTCCGGGGTGCTCGTGGTCTTCTTGCGTGACATCGACCGCCTCGGCGAGCTCATCAATGTGGTAATGAAACACCACCCCGCCACCTTCGAATCGTTCGACGACGTCACGCTCATGCTCTCGATCAAATTCATGCCGTATTTTCTCCAAATGCTCGGTCTAAAAAAGTTTATTCATCTCATTATTGGCCTCATTCCCGAGGGCTTTTTGCTGCTGCGCGGCATTCCCAAGCTCATCTTAATGATCGAATTCAACGGCGAAACGGCCGATGAGGTACGCGAAAAAGTGAAGGCCCTCGACAAAGAGCTCTTTACCAAGCGTGCCGTGTACGAAATCGAAGGAACCGAAGAAGACCCTACCGAGTCCCAAGCCGAAAAATTCTGGGTAATGCGCCGCCAAAGCTTCCAGATCTTGCGCAAAAAAGTCAAAGACAAGCACACAGCGCCGTTCATCGATGACCTTGTGGTAAACCCCGAATACCTACCGGAATTTCTGCCCCAAATGCGCAAAATCATCAAAAAATACCATCTCTTTGCCACCATCGCCGGCCACATGGGCGACGGCAACTTCCACATCATCCCCCTCATGAAAATCGAAGACCCCAAGGAGCTCGCCAAACTCCGCCCCGCCATGACCGAAACCAACGAACTCGTTCTCAAATACCACGGCGTGCTCTCGGGCGAACACAACGACGGCATGATCCGCGGCCCCTGGCTCCAGCGCAGCTACGGCGATGAAGTGTATGGCTACTTCAAAGAGGTCAAGAATATTTTCGACCCTCAAGGCATCTTCAACCCGCACAAAAAAGCCGACGCCGATTGGGAGTGGACCATGAGCCACATTCGACAGAGCTTTTAACTATCCGGCCCCACTACTTCCTCCAAATTACCTCCCAAAAAGGTACTACCCAAAAGGGAGGTAATTTCGCGATAGCTCCATATGCTAGGAATCTTGGCCGCCCTTCTCGGCCACCACGCGCAAAATTCCCGCCCCGTACGTCTCCACCTTCTTCGCGCCAAATCCCGGCACTCGCAGCAGCTCCTGCTCGCTGGCCGGCTTGCGTGCCGCCAGCTCCGCCAACGTCTTGTCGTGCGCGATGATGTACGCCGGCATGCCCAGCTCCCGTGCCTGCTCAGCCCGCCACGCCCGCAGCGCCTCAAACAGCCCCGGGTCGGCCGCCGTCGCCATCACATCTTTCACCTCGTCGGGCTTCCAGGCCGCAATCTGAGTCGCAAACTCGGTCCGCGCCCGCTCGCTGGCGGTCCGCAAATCCGCGTCGATCTGCTTCGCCAGCGGGCTCACCCGCAGCGCCATGCCGTTGAGGCCGTCGAGCCGCAAATGCTCCAGGCTGCGTACCCGCGACAGCGCCACGTACCCCATGCCCTCAACAAACGCCCGACTCAAATCAATCCGCGCCGCATCCAGCGTCATGCCCTGGCTTTTGTGCACCGTAATCGCCCACGCCAGCCGCAGCGGCAGCTGCTCCAGGCTGGCCCGCCGTTTGTCGCCGTCCATGAGCTCCCAGGTTTCCGGTCGCACCGTCAGTGTCCGCCCCGACACGAGCTCCACCACCGGATAATCCATGCGCTCTTCAAAACCCACCACCGTGCCCAGCGACCCATTCGCAAACGACCGGTCCTGCGCATTCTTAATGAACATCACCCGCGCCGCCAATTTGAGCTCCAGTA
This portion of the Candidatus Saccharimonadia bacterium genome encodes:
- a CDS encoding NAD(P)H-hydrate dehydratase; the encoded protein is MNDELVRRLLHRPTGVNKYDFGHVLVVGGSPGMVGAPLLAGEAALRAGAGLVTIAAAAHVTDRLERRVREIMTLTLPADPAETARTAAEFAAARRVTAVVVGPGLRAEAAPLCRALVPVVRVPVVLDAGGLLAYRGHISALGELARASPGIIATPHTGEYEKLTDSTLPAARNEIKRAVADFAQRSGLIVVLKGHHSLIARPDGTVRENTTGNPGLATAGTGDVLTGIIAGLLAQGVDAAQAAEAGVYLHGLAGDSARTAKTEAGMVASDVIAYLPEAWRSLER
- a CDS encoding FAD-binding oxidoreductase codes for the protein MEANATTIVTHAISLRVRGLDIQHRTTAIRLPLARQFATDYAYGMNIKDDLSRLISGELEDAPATLETYSHDASLFEVKPQLVVYPKDSADVRALVKYAKEHKTKLANLSLTARSAGTDMSGGAVNDSIIADFNRHFTAITEITPTEGHAQPGVFYRDFEKATFEHGALMPSYPASRDLCTIGGMVNNNSGGEKSLEFGKTENFVKQLKVVLADGNEYTIGPLTRAQLDVKMQLSTFEGEIYRKTFALVDKHYDAIKAAKPHVTKNSTGYNLWDVWDRDTGIFDLTKLIVGAQGTLGFTTDIKFRLVPHRPHSGVLVVFLRDIDRLGELINVVMKHHPATFESFDDVTLMLSIKFMPYFLQMLGLKKFIHLIIGLIPEGFLLLRGIPKLILMIEFNGETADEVREKVKALDKELFTKRAVYEIEGTEEDPTESQAEKFWVMRRQSFQILRKKVKDKHTAPFIDDLVVNPEYLPEFLPQMRKIIKKYHLFATIAGHMGDGNFHIIPLMKIEDPKELAKLRPAMTETNELVLKYHGVLSGEHNDGMIRGPWLQRSYGDEVYGYFKEVKNIFDPQGIFNPHKKADADWEWTMSHIRQSF
- a CDS encoding adenylosuccinate synthase; this encodes MKHSEVIAVIGGQWGDEGKGKIVDYLATTADVVIRSQGGDNAGHTVINDHGKFGLHLVPAGIFNPRTLNIIGAGVALNPKTLMKEIAELTQRGVSFDNLVISPKSHLAFEYHRFIDSHQEAARGAKRIDTTKRGIGPTYMDKAERIGLHARMLLYPDRLLAELDDILASKRAKLGVDNEVLHADYYAEFVHEAAATLRPFIRDTEVLVEEHLHKGSRFVLEGAHGTLLDLDHGTYPMVTASNSTAGGLLVGAGMPPLALTKVIGIFKAYQTRVGAGGMPTELHDDLATTIRERGQEFGTTTGRPRRIGYFDGVAARYAHRLNGFTDIALTKVDTLADLGELKIATGYEDAAGAASQFQTEADLLANCHARYQTFPGWTTADLAGVTSYDALPESLKAYCAAITATMPGARLSFVGVGRSREQLIRL